The following proteins are encoded in a genomic region of Sorangiineae bacterium MSr12523:
- a CDS encoding bifunctional homocysteine S-methyltransferase/methylenetetrahydrofolate reductase, with protein sequence MTARPLRPFLEHLASEPLVVDGAMGTQLYERGILYSTCFEELNVSRAEVVTRVHEDYVRAGATVLETNTFGANALRLEKHGLQSRVRELNLAGVALARAAAGGRAYVAGAIGPSGYFLGEASASDLAKVRVALREQADALVEAGIDVLVVETFRQPNELLVALDAAVKASAGKVPVVACASLDEHGRMADGTSALEIASQLRDEGAAVVGVNCSDGPMNVLSAAEQMLRLGLPVWAVPNAGLPRRVDERLVYVSTPEYFGLYARRMFKLGVRAVGGCCGTTPEHIKRIAASARMAGAADAREPDSSVVVRDEGTSQVAALPRGLLPVSFEKKSDLASKIGKRFVVSVEVNPPIGLDPSKAVNAARMLKEGGVDVINIADGARAQARMSNLVMAGRIQREVGIETILHVCGRDRNLLGTLAHLLGAHDMGIRNLVVITGDPPKMGEFPDATPVYDLDSIGILKLAARLNNGIDPGGRALGDVTRFVLATGAEPSALNYPREIERLKLKKEAGAELVMTQPVYDPAALDRFLADIAPLQLPVLVGLLPLASYRNAEFLHNEVPGMQVPEHVRERMRKAGSGAAGRKEGVAIAREMLAAVRDKVAGAYIMPPLEKYELALEVIDGFQGPITATRALG encoded by the coding sequence ATGACTGCGCGTCCCCTACGTCCGTTCCTCGAGCACCTTGCGTCCGAACCCCTCGTCGTCGATGGGGCTATGGGCACGCAGCTCTACGAGCGAGGCATCCTTTACAGCACGTGCTTCGAAGAGCTCAACGTTTCCCGCGCCGAGGTCGTCACCCGCGTTCACGAGGATTACGTGCGTGCCGGCGCCACCGTGCTGGAGACGAACACCTTCGGTGCGAACGCGCTTCGCCTCGAGAAGCACGGCCTCCAGTCGCGCGTGCGCGAGCTCAATCTGGCGGGCGTGGCCCTCGCGCGTGCGGCGGCAGGCGGGCGTGCGTACGTGGCCGGTGCCATCGGACCCAGCGGCTACTTCCTCGGCGAGGCCAGCGCGAGCGATCTCGCCAAGGTCCGGGTGGCCCTGCGCGAGCAGGCGGATGCGCTCGTCGAAGCTGGGATCGACGTTCTCGTGGTGGAGACGTTCCGCCAGCCCAACGAGCTCCTCGTTGCGTTGGATGCGGCCGTGAAGGCTTCGGCTGGCAAAGTGCCGGTCGTGGCGTGCGCATCCCTCGACGAGCACGGCCGCATGGCCGACGGCACCTCCGCGCTGGAAATCGCCTCGCAGCTCCGGGACGAGGGCGCCGCCGTCGTCGGGGTCAACTGCTCCGATGGCCCCATGAACGTCCTCTCCGCCGCCGAGCAGATGCTCCGGCTCGGCCTTCCCGTCTGGGCGGTGCCCAACGCAGGCCTCCCGCGCCGCGTGGACGAGCGCCTCGTTTACGTCTCCACCCCCGAGTACTTCGGCCTGTATGCGCGCCGCATGTTCAAGCTTGGCGTGCGCGCCGTCGGCGGGTGTTGCGGCACCACGCCCGAGCACATCAAGCGCATCGCAGCCTCGGCGCGTATGGCCGGTGCCGCCGATGCGCGCGAGCCAGATTCCAGCGTCGTCGTGCGTGACGAAGGCACCTCGCAGGTCGCTGCTCTTCCGCGTGGCCTCTTGCCCGTGTCGTTCGAAAAGAAGAGCGATCTCGCCAGCAAAATCGGCAAACGCTTCGTCGTCTCCGTCGAGGTCAACCCGCCCATTGGCCTCGACCCCTCGAAGGCGGTGAACGCCGCGCGCATGCTCAAAGAGGGCGGCGTCGATGTCATCAACATCGCCGATGGCGCCCGCGCGCAAGCGCGCATGAGCAACCTCGTCATGGCCGGACGCATCCAGCGCGAGGTCGGCATCGAGACCATCCTTCACGTCTGCGGGCGCGATCGCAATCTGCTCGGCACCCTGGCGCATCTTCTCGGTGCGCACGACATGGGCATTCGCAACCTCGTCGTCATCACCGGCGACCCGCCGAAAATGGGCGAGTTCCCCGATGCGACCCCCGTCTACGATCTCGATTCCATCGGCATTTTGAAGCTCGCCGCGCGTTTGAACAACGGCATCGACCCCGGCGGCCGCGCGCTGGGCGACGTCACGCGCTTCGTGCTCGCCACCGGCGCCGAACCTTCCGCGCTGAACTACCCGCGCGAGATCGAGCGCCTCAAGTTGAAGAAGGAGGCGGGGGCCGAGCTGGTGATGACCCAGCCCGTCTACGATCCGGCGGCGCTCGATCGGTTCCTCGCCGACATCGCGCCGCTCCAATTGCCCGTGCTCGTGGGCCTTTTGCCGCTGGCGAGCTACCGCAACGCGGAGTTCTTGCACAACGAGGTGCCGGGCATGCAGGTTCCCGAGCACGTGCGCGAGCGCATGCGCAAAGCGGGAAGCGGTGCCGCGGGCCGCAAGGAAGGCGTGGCCATCGCGCGCGAGATGCTCGCGGCCGTGCGCGACAAGGTGGCCGGCGCGTACATCATGCCGCCGCTCGAGAAATACGAGCTGGCGCTCGAGGTGATCGACGGCTTCCAGGGCCCCATCACCGCGACGCGCGCCCTCGGCTAG